A stretch of Aerococcaceae bacterium zg-252 DNA encodes these proteins:
- a CDS encoding CCA tRNA nucleotidyltransferase, with product MKIKLKDSLFVSAQPIMQRLESHGYEAYFVGGCVRDTLLGHAIHDIDIATSARPEEIERIFHLTIDIGKEHGTIIVVENRVHYEITTFRTEGEYSDFRHPDFVDFVRDLREDTLRRDFTINALAFDREGNLYDYHHGLEDLEQQLIRAVGVPHERFTEDALRIVRAIRFASQLGFDIEPKTYDAIQTLGHLLPNIAIERIRVELSKFFLGNYFEKNALLLVESEIASHIDILKALPVKDALEFMVKALNHQVLQDERLAWFLFTRGLGLDEKALQAFLRKWTHSNQFIQEVTWLHQLYTILLQRPLTNWEVYYYPIELIELLEVFLKQQSQPIMSNARTLYDALPVYDKKEIVVNGKDLLTLLGLEKGNAQVGQLLHQIERAVVMNELANEKDVIETFIYQQLNQ from the coding sequence GTGAAGATTAAATTAAAGGATTCCTTATTTGTTTCTGCTCAGCCGATTATGCAAAGACTTGAGTCTCATGGCTATGAGGCTTATTTTGTTGGTGGTTGTGTGCGTGATACATTATTAGGTCATGCGATTCATGATATTGATATTGCGACCAGTGCGAGACCAGAAGAAATTGAGCGTATTTTTCATTTGACCATTGATATTGGTAAAGAACATGGAACGATTATTGTAGTTGAAAATCGAGTGCATTATGAAATTACGACTTTTCGTACTGAGGGAGAATATAGTGATTTTAGACATCCAGATTTTGTTGATTTTGTTCGTGATTTACGTGAAGATACATTACGACGAGATTTTACAATTAATGCCTTAGCATTTGACCGAGAGGGTAACTTATACGATTATCATCATGGATTGGAAGATTTAGAGCAGCAACTGATTCGTGCAGTTGGCGTACCGCATGAGCGTTTTACTGAAGATGCACTGCGTATTGTCAGAGCAATCCGCTTTGCAAGTCAGTTAGGTTTTGATATTGAGCCTAAGACGTATGATGCGATTCAAACATTGGGGCATCTATTGCCTAATATTGCGATTGAACGCATTCGTGTTGAACTGTCTAAATTCTTTTTAGGCAATTATTTTGAAAAGAATGCCTTATTGTTGGTGGAAAGTGAGATTGCTAGTCATATCGACATCTTAAAGGCACTCCCTGTTAAAGATGCACTTGAATTTATGGTCAAGGCTTTGAATCATCAAGTATTGCAAGATGAACGATTAGCGTGGTTTCTTTTTACGAGGGGTTTAGGGTTAGATGAAAAAGCATTACAGGCTTTTTTAAGAAAATGGACACATAGCAATCAATTTATACAGGAAGTGACATGGTTACATCAACTGTATACTATTTTATTGCAGCGACCTTTAACTAATTGGGAAGTTTATTATTATCCGATTGAATTAATTGAGTTGCTTGAAGTATTTTTAAAACAACAGTCGCAACCAATTATGAGCAATGCAAGAACATTATATGATGCATTACCTGTTTATGATAAAAAAGAAATTGTCGTGAATGGTAAGGATTTATTAACACTTTTAGGATTAGAAAAAGGGAATGCTCAAGTGGGGCAATTATTGCACCAAATTGAGCGTGCCGTTGTGATGAATGAGTTGGCAAATGAAAAAGATGTCATTGAAACATTTATTTATCAGCAGTTAAATCAATGA
- a CDS encoding YpiB family protein, with product MVNRNQRKRQFLQWLLHHFKHQNPVVNHFLQFLMTEPNCIQYVSFTEACDYSPRGIYISYLTHTDKPFVYYKQNKAFTKCEQAFHDFRLNVQMAREQFYIEIDIPKVYAVLYEFDIFEENPYLPIEQAKIDEVEQVLNQLTSAAQIKNWQELIDEGLAQHNYEQVEYYLQLIEKARGKQR from the coding sequence ATGGTGAATCGTAATCAACGCAAACGGCAATTTTTACAATGGTTATTACATCATTTTAAACATCAAAATCCAGTAGTGAATCACTTTTTACAATTTTTGATGACAGAGCCGAATTGTATTCAATATGTGTCATTTACCGAAGCTTGTGATTATTCGCCACGTGGTATTTATATTTCTTATTTAACGCATACGGATAAACCATTTGTTTACTATAAGCAAAATAAGGCATTTACTAAATGTGAGCAAGCTTTTCATGATTTTCGCTTAAATGTGCAAATGGCACGTGAACAATTTTATATTGAAATTGATATTCCGAAAGTCTATGCCGTCTTATATGAATTTGATATTTTTGAAGAAAATCCGTATTTACCGATTGAACAAGCCAAGATTGATGAAGTGGAGCAAGTCTTAAATCAATTGACGAGTGCTGCACAAATTAAAAATTGGCAAGAATTAATTGATGAGGGATTAGCACAACATAATTATGAGCAAGTGGAGTATTACTTGCAATTGATTGAAAAAGCGAGGGGGAAACAAAGGTGA
- a CDS encoding tetratricopeptide repeat protein encodes MLSEELFERFQSIVDPVILRQELAYYIDLAYEDKHYYKALLALAERFGKSGYVENKRLVLEELWAVEPKEKICYELTQLFLAMEEIDLALQWLMQLKQFPESANNLLLEYQVASKLQNTQHAKKVLESIIKDYPQTAQAYFLLGKLQLDNGNYKQAKTYFNVILEYFSKSEWALPARNYLLELLTKNEVLSVEEIEKLIQHEMLPVISTAEEFYYVAKAYYLIQQYATALEYVTVAWELDNDFIDANLLKLDIVSRLGDGARVQSSVQWLAEALPIDHESLVEVMQVAYLHNCLSDSLIKKAEQYVYLATLDEQFELINMITHYYVSLGEADYLLNLLDSWAEELEEPAYLSYGYAKVYQLLGDVETAMDYYGDALELALNIDTLVIDLVELYLEENQKDKAIQLMNDYKDTYYDHERLKELRKKWGEGNGES; translated from the coding sequence ATGTTGAGTGAGGAATTGTTTGAGCGATTTCAATCCATTGTTGACCCCGTTATATTACGTCAAGAATTAGCTTATTATATTGATTTAGCGTACGAAGATAAGCATTATTATAAAGCCTTGTTGGCATTAGCAGAACGCTTTGGCAAATCGGGCTATGTAGAAAATAAACGCTTGGTACTAGAAGAACTATGGGCGGTAGAACCTAAAGAAAAAATTTGTTATGAGCTTACACAATTATTTTTAGCAATGGAAGAGATTGACTTAGCATTACAATGGTTAATGCAATTAAAGCAATTTCCAGAGTCTGCTAATAATCTTTTATTGGAGTATCAAGTAGCAAGTAAATTACAAAATACCCAACATGCTAAAAAGGTGTTAGAATCAATTATCAAAGACTATCCACAAACAGCACAAGCCTATTTTTTGCTAGGAAAATTGCAGTTAGATAATGGAAATTATAAACAAGCTAAAACATATTTTAATGTCATATTAGAATATTTTTCAAAGAGTGAATGGGCATTACCAGCACGAAATTATTTATTGGAGCTACTTACAAAAAATGAAGTGCTTTCGGTAGAAGAGATTGAAAAATTGATTCAACATGAGATGCTACCTGTGATTTCAACGGCAGAAGAATTTTATTATGTGGCAAAAGCCTATTATTTAATACAACAATATGCAACGGCACTAGAGTATGTGACGGTTGCTTGGGAGTTGGATAATGATTTTATTGATGCGAATTTGTTGAAATTAGATATAGTTTCACGATTGGGTGACGGTGCACGTGTTCAGTCAAGTGTTCAATGGCTGGCTGAGGCATTACCGATTGACCATGAATCGCTGGTAGAAGTGATGCAAGTAGCATATTTACACAATTGCTTGTCGGATAGCTTAATTAAAAAAGCAGAGCAATATGTTTATTTAGCTACGCTCGATGAACAGTTTGAGTTAATCAATATGATTACACACTATTATGTGTCCTTGGGTGAGGCAGATTATTTACTTAACTTATTAGATTCGTGGGCAGAAGAATTGGAAGAACCTGCTTATTTAAGTTATGGCTATGCTAAAGTGTATCAGTTGTTAGGTGATGTTGAAACGGCAATGGATTACTACGGAGATGCACTGGAATTAGCATTAAATATTGATACATTAGTGATTGATTTAGTTGAATTGTATCTTGAAGAAAATCAAAAGGATAAAGCCATTCAATTGATGAATGACTATAAAGATACCTACTATGACCACGAACGCTTAAAAGAATTAAGAAAGAAATGGGGCGAGGGAAATGGTGAATCGTAA
- a CDS encoding family 43 glycosylhydrolase, with amino-acid sequence MKNNSFKPGKVWLDTNGNRIQAHGGSVIHIEGIYYWYGENKEKTDGKNGIWHWGVRCYSSTDLYNWKDEGIIIPPELEDENSSLHPTACMDRPHIIYNKKTKKYVCWLKIMNSFNEQTETILIADHILGPYIKVKEGLKPLGMNAGDFDLAVAPDGKAYYYFERVHSETICADLTDDYTDVTGYYSTHFPRIHPPYVREATAHFYRNGKHYLLTSGTTGYLPNPSEIAISDTWHGPYTVQGNPHVGDESNTSFYSQISSVFKVEGKKDLYIACADRWLPNEMHRSYDVYKEMFEKIFQGREDEFDFSKMGDYPVENTSIADYVWLPIRFEGEKVFIDWHDEWTLDDYE; translated from the coding sequence ATGAAAAATAATTCTTTTAAACCAGGTAAAGTATGGTTAGATACCAATGGAAATCGAATTCAAGCTCATGGTGGGTCAGTAATACATATTGAAGGTATTTATTATTGGTATGGGGAAAATAAAGAAAAAACAGATGGAAAAAACGGTATATGGCATTGGGGTGTAAGATGCTATAGTTCAACTGATTTATATAATTGGAAAGATGAAGGGATTATTATTCCTCCTGAATTAGAAGATGAAAACTCTAGTTTGCATCCGACAGCATGTATGGATCGACCGCATATTATTTATAATAAAAAAACAAAAAAATATGTTTGTTGGTTAAAAATTATGAATAGTTTTAATGAGCAGACGGAAACTATTTTAATAGCAGACCATATATTGGGTCCCTATATTAAAGTAAAAGAGGGATTAAAGCCATTAGGTATGAATGCTGGAGATTTTGATTTAGCAGTAGCACCTGACGGTAAAGCTTATTATTATTTTGAACGAGTTCACAGTGAAACAATTTGTGCTGATTTAACGGATGATTATACGGATGTTACAGGATATTATTCAACGCATTTTCCTCGTATTCATCCTCCTTATGTTAGAGAAGCAACTGCTCATTTTTATAGAAATGGTAAACATTATTTATTGACATCAGGAACAACAGGGTATTTACCTAATCCCTCTGAAATAGCGATTTCAGATACTTGGCATGGTCCTTATACTGTTCAAGGAAATCCTCATGTAGGTGATGAAAGTAATACATCGTTTTATTCTCAAATTTCTTCTGTATTCAAAGTTGAAGGAAAAAAAGATTTATATATTGCTTGTGCAGATCGTTGGCTTCCTAATGAGATGCATAGATCGTATGATGTTTATAAAGAAATGTTCGAAAAGATTTTTCAAGGACGAGAAGATGAATTTGATTTTTCCAAAATGGGAGATTATCCTGTCGAAAATACATCTATTGCTGACTATGTTTGGCTGCCAATTCGCTTCGAAGGTGAGAAAGTATTTATTGATTGGCATGATGAATGGACATTAGATGATTATGAATAA
- a CDS encoding MFS transporter: MEKRELEEKLDKKFTFFHATSVNGTAMMMLALISTYFSVYMTDTMGITASMAALVMFIGSLWDAINDPIMGIIADRTKSRWGRYRPYFVPAPILLTIFGTLMWQNPSLSQNGKFWWALIMQIGFGMTVTMYTMPQMSILPAHVKNDELRNKIITFGAISSALMFTIGTSFGLDLKSFFENTFGISNGWIPLMLILGLLSCISFWGLFATSQEKYIEPLPDRPLTQDLKRILKHKELIPFIIVWVLVSVGYGLSFASSVYYMIYYFQRPDLVSAFMLVASPAGLLSMMLIMPLTLKFFKTAEKAITFSVLTSSFFYVFMFFFGKSSFILLCILSFGASLFATMQNALVNVLVNDAIDYIQFTEGISANGLISSIKGFAQKCGGTITNSGILFILGLTGYIANAVGEQNAATLFALNFLKSGAPVVIGLVMLIALRFNPVNKYREDIAAMKALIRDHSIDNHKK, encoded by the coding sequence ATGGAAAAACGAGAACTTGAAGAAAAATTAGATAAGAAATTTACTTTTTTTCATGCAACATCTGTAAATGGAACCGCAATGATGATGCTTGCACTGATATCGACATATTTTAGTGTCTATATGACAGATACTATGGGAATTACTGCAAGTATGGCAGCTTTAGTAATGTTTATTGGTTCTTTATGGGATGCGATTAATGATCCAATTATGGGTATTATTGCAGATAGAACTAAATCACGCTGGGGTCGTTATCGTCCATATTTTGTACCGGCTCCTATCCTTTTAACTATATTTGGAACTTTAATGTGGCAAAATCCTTCGTTATCACAGAATGGCAAGTTTTGGTGGGCGTTAATCATGCAAATAGGATTTGGTATGACTGTTACCATGTATACAATGCCACAAATGTCAATTTTACCAGCACATGTAAAAAATGATGAACTTCGAAATAAAATTATTACATTTGGAGCTATTTCATCAGCTTTAATGTTTACTATAGGAACTTCTTTTGGTTTAGATTTAAAATCATTTTTTGAAAATACTTTTGGGATTTCAAATGGTTGGATTCCGTTGATGCTGATTTTAGGTTTATTGTCATGTATCTCATTTTGGGGTCTTTTTGCTACATCACAAGAAAAATATATTGAGCCGTTACCCGATCGACCATTAACTCAAGATTTGAAACGTATATTGAAGCATAAAGAGCTGATACCATTTATTATTGTTTGGGTATTAGTTTCTGTTGGCTATGGGTTATCATTTGCTTCTTCCGTGTATTATATGATTTATTATTTCCAGCGTCCAGATCTTGTTAGTGCTTTTATGTTAGTTGCTTCACCAGCTGGACTATTATCTATGATGCTGATTATGCCATTGACGTTAAAATTCTTTAAAACTGCTGAAAAAGCAATTACTTTTTCAGTATTAACATCAAGTTTCTTTTATGTATTCATGTTTTTCTTTGGAAAAAGTAGTTTTATCTTACTATGTATATTGAGCTTTGGTGCATCATTATTTGCTACAATGCAAAATGCACTTGTAAATGTTTTAGTAAATGATGCCATTGACTACATACAGTTTACCGAGGGGATTTCAGCTAATGGTCTGATTTCTTCAATTAAAGGATTTGCACAAAAATGTGGTGGAACAATTACAAACTCGGGCATACTTTTCATTTTAGGATTGACAGGCTATATTGCGAATGCTGTTGGTGAACAAAATGCAGCCACACTTTTTGCTCTTAATTTTTTGAAGTCAGGGGCTCCGGTTGTAATTGGACTTGTAATGTTAATTGCACTTCGCTTCAATCCAGTAAATAAGTATAGAGAAGATATTGCTGCAATGAAAGCCTTAATTCGTGATCATTCTATAGATAATCATAAAAAATAA
- a CDS encoding helix-turn-helix transcriptional regulator, protein MKKKNNISKFPSPTENTRSADNFPLIDLRIPLSMFFKQSVTNGLLYTSVQPHELNFIVSDPSTEMYKSNSFQLFYVLSGQVRKCIENMEYTFLAGQGCILNRFIAHSDLITNGHLLILNISESFMKDILSSLDQAYSQQPILRYLNQFLNSEQDIQKNFIEFSSKLPIESHVFRTLLDNIQLELSSDTIGASFFQKGLILRLLYILQNPEHFNLNIINIDINKEDFLVNRLTTLIEASHGNISRDEIKAILHYHPEYLNRLLKKKYKQSISNYSKTIRIQKAQQLLIETNLTISSIAEALFFSSEQYFYNFFKKMTGYSPKQYRLKFQKIDVPSKI, encoded by the coding sequence ATGAAAAAGAAAAATAATATATCAAAATTTCCTAGTCCAACTGAAAACACTCGATCCGCTGATAATTTCCCATTGATTGATTTACGTATTCCACTCTCTATGTTTTTCAAACAATCAGTCACAAATGGCTTACTATACACATCCGTTCAACCTCATGAACTAAATTTTATTGTTAGCGATCCTTCCACTGAAATGTATAAATCAAATTCATTCCAATTATTCTACGTTCTTTCAGGTCAAGTTAGAAAATGTATCGAAAATATGGAGTATACTTTTTTAGCAGGTCAAGGATGTATATTAAACCGTTTTATTGCACATAGTGATTTAATCACAAATGGACATCTGCTCATACTAAATATCTCAGAATCATTTATGAAAGATATATTATCATCACTTGACCAAGCTTACAGCCAACAACCAATTTTAAGATATCTTAATCAATTCTTGAATTCTGAACAGGATATACAAAAGAACTTTATTGAATTTTCGTCAAAATTACCCATTGAATCTCACGTATTCCGAACTCTTTTAGATAATATTCAATTAGAATTATCATCTGATACTATTGGAGCAAGTTTTTTTCAAAAAGGTTTAATACTTAGACTTTTATATATACTACAAAATCCAGAACACTTTAATTTAAATATAATTAATATTGACATCAACAAAGAGGATTTTCTTGTCAATCGCCTTACCACTCTCATTGAGGCTAGCCATGGTAATATCTCTCGTGATGAGATTAAGGCAATACTGCATTATCATCCGGAATATCTTAATCGACTACTGAAAAAAAAATACAAACAGTCTATTTCAAATTACTCTAAAACCATACGCATACAAAAAGCTCAACAATTATTAATCGAAACAAACTTAACCATTTCATCTATCGCAGAAGCTTTATTTTTTTCAAGTGAGCAATATTTTTATAACTTCTTCAAAAAAATGACGGGTTACTCCCCTAAGCAATATCGTTTAAAATTTCAAAAGATTGATGTTCCTTCTAAAATTTAA
- a CDS encoding alpha/beta fold hydrolase, whose translation MKRKTKIFILLGSVIILMLSQKINAQLVITGVKQTVAELFQVELVTAYGMESQNDEEIISENYMVQRGDIQLYGVLTAAKSFREEKRPLIIIAHGFNNTLERYDEYADFLARLGFIVYRFDFYGGSRNSKSGGTDMLSMSVLTEKLDLSAVVNQLSNESFVDTDNINLLGVSQGGVVSTLYAAENPDNINKLVLIFPAYVLFDDVKETFDNLGVASVDNIPTVITHRNAQLGSVYLKDALGININKEIEKISAQVLIIHGTKDEVVPYEYAVEANKLFSDSKLVTVEAGRHWIDNAFNQVAFPAIEEFLTK comes from the coding sequence ATGAAAAGAAAAACAAAAATTTTCATTCTATTGGGAAGTGTAATTATTTTAATGCTTAGTCAGAAAATCAATGCACAATTAGTAATCACTGGAGTAAAACAAACAGTAGCAGAGCTTTTTCAAGTAGAATTAGTAACAGCATATGGTATGGAATCACAAAACGATGAAGAAATTATTTCTGAAAACTATATGGTGCAGCGGGGAGATATTCAGCTCTACGGTGTGCTGACAGCTGCCAAATCATTTAGAGAAGAGAAGCGACCACTTATAATTATAGCTCATGGTTTTAATAATACGTTGGAAAGGTATGATGAATATGCTGATTTTCTTGCACGTCTCGGTTTTATAGTTTATCGATTTGATTTTTATGGTGGTAGTAGAAATTCTAAAAGTGGTGGAACAGATATGCTATCCATGTCAGTTTTGACAGAAAAATTAGACTTATCTGCAGTTGTAAATCAATTATCAAATGAATCTTTTGTAGATACCGATAACATTAATCTCTTAGGTGTTAGTCAAGGAGGAGTAGTTTCTACCTTGTATGCAGCAGAAAATCCAGATAATATCAATAAATTAGTTTTGATTTTCCCAGCATATGTTTTATTTGATGATGTTAAAGAAACGTTTGATAATTTAGGTGTTGCGTCCGTTGATAATATTCCTACGGTCATTACACATAGAAATGCCCAACTTGGTTCTGTTTACTTAAAAGATGCACTGGGCATTAATATAAATAAGGAAATAGAAAAAATTTCGGCACAAGTATTAATCATACATGGGACTAAGGATGAAGTTGTACCGTATGAATATGCTGTTGAAGCTAACAAACTATTTTCAGATTCGAAATTAGTAACAGTTGAAGCTGGAAGACATTGGATAGATAATGCTTTTAATCAAGTGGCATTTCCAGCCATTGAGGAGTTTTTAACGAAATAA
- a CDS encoding prolyl oligopeptidase family serine peptidase, which translates to MEADKVIASTYVSPKGRMLDKFIYKLDASDEIFVASDIHIAVTNKQVNFKTKEAVISVFELKIERIIQDNGELIIDIEDIPFDSIIEIKISDDKNRLNRIWCKRGSFGLNQNSEKEQMTVLTQYADEFEKSIFTDSKGTQITYWLYTPKEIAVTPKPLIIWEHTGGEVLSLSFEGANLVANQGATTWLEHQYDALVLSVQYPENYSFGISDVPEELSLMEAFNDAKYELIQSLINEEKVAANRITITGASSGGGGAIRFLMQYPDLFAGALIVSAKDTVIPISKKYDLAYQIEDNSKLKITQEQYQDTYNEMQQTLSDYKALINVPIWFVQAENDQITTYYTAEIMEKILRQMGATHNKITLYSDEEMEAAGLKKVYHGSWEIVYQNKEMLDWLVEQSRY; encoded by the coding sequence ATGGAAGCTGATAAAGTAATTGCTAGTACTTATGTATCCCCAAAAGGACGTATGCTGGATAAATTTATTTATAAATTAGATGCGAGTGATGAAATATTTGTTGCATCAGATATTCATATTGCTGTAACGAATAAACAAGTGAATTTTAAAACAAAAGAAGCTGTTATTTCTGTGTTCGAACTGAAAATTGAAAGGATTATACAAGATAATGGTGAATTAATCATTGATATTGAAGATATACCGTTTGATTCGATTATTGAGATAAAAATCTCAGATGACAAAAATCGTTTGAATAGAATATGGTGCAAGCGAGGTAGCTTTGGCTTGAACCAAAATAGTGAGAAAGAACAGATGACGGTTTTAACACAATATGCTGATGAATTTGAAAAAAGCATCTTTACAGACAGTAAAGGAACACAAATAACTTATTGGCTGTATACACCTAAAGAGATTGCAGTAACACCGAAACCATTGATTATTTGGGAACATACAGGTGGAGAAGTATTGTCACTATCATTCGAAGGAGCGAATCTTGTGGCAAATCAAGGTGCGACAACTTGGTTAGAACATCAATATGATGCGTTGGTTTTATCGGTTCAATATCCAGAAAATTATTCGTTTGGTATTAGTGATGTTCCGGAAGAACTATCGTTAATGGAGGCATTCAATGATGCGAAATATGAATTGATTCAATCTTTGATAAATGAAGAGAAAGTAGCTGCTAATCGTATTACGATTACCGGTGCGTCATCGGGTGGTGGGGGAGCAATACGATTCCTGATGCAATATCCAGATTTATTTGCAGGAGCTTTAATTGTAAGTGCCAAAGATACCGTAATTCCTATTTCGAAAAAATATGATTTAGCCTATCAAATCGAAGATAATTCTAAACTTAAAATTACGCAAGAGCAGTATCAAGATACATATAATGAAATGCAGCAAACTTTGAGTGATTATAAAGCATTAATTAATGTACCGATTTGGTTTGTGCAAGCAGAGAATGACCAAATTACGACTTACTACACGGCTGAAATAATGGAAAAGATTTTGCGTCAAATGGGTGCAACTCATAATAAAATTACGCTTTATAGCGATGAAGAAATGGAAGCTGCTGGATTAAAAAAGGTATATCATGGCTCATGGGAAATTGTTTATCAAAATAAGGAAATGCTAGATTGGTTAGTTGAGCAAAGTCGTTATTAA
- a CDS encoding DUF1593 domain-containing protein — MKKKLRTVVTTDGEIDDINSFIRLLMYANDMEVAGIILTSSMFHYSGNSTKPPYRWTGTTWIPKMIQYYGKVYANLIRHDVDYPTPETLQSVYRIGNISDVGEMSEETEGSNFLAELILDNDTRPLYIQTWGGTNTTARALKTIQERYEHTAQWSEIKAKVEMKVVLYMILEQDSTYRDYIAPNWNLTILSDDMNFGYFSYGWKNLDTARKALFESQWQLKHIVGKGELLEKYALIGDGHYLKGELDSDQFGQESYLIAHPECQRYDFISEGDSPSYFYLLQTALRGYESPSYGGWGGRFKKVHNQTYQNRAYDYNPATSRFEVEYSFVRWIQAIQADFAARAKWCTTDQFHQVNHYPVVSTIEDKSVLAGQTVILNAQAKDLNDLPLVYKWWCYEEVSTYWDFSHVQMIEEKRAFGGMEFVMSIHSDTIEKDWELDMEGIDTSTVKINIPEDAKSGETFHIILEVSNQCDTPLTTYQRIILTVE; from the coding sequence ATGAAGAAAAAATTAAGAACCGTTGTAACAACTGATGGTGAAATTGATGATATTAATTCTTTTATTCGCTTATTAATGTATGCTAATGACATGGAAGTGGCAGGTATTATTTTGACGTCTTCGATGTTTCATTACAGTGGAAATTCAACCAAGCCACCTTATCGTTGGACTGGTACTACTTGGATTCCTAAGATGATTCAATATTATGGAAAAGTTTATGCAAATCTTATCCGACATGATGTAGACTATCCGACTCCCGAAACCTTACAATCAGTATATCGCATTGGAAATATTTCTGATGTAGGTGAAATGTCTGAGGAAACAGAGGGTTCTAATTTTTTAGCTGAATTAATATTAGATAACGATACTCGACCATTATATATTCAAACGTGGGGTGGTACGAATACGACTGCTCGTGCTTTAAAAACAATTCAAGAGCGATACGAGCATACTGCTCAATGGTCTGAAATAAAAGCAAAAGTTGAAATGAAAGTCGTGTTGTACATGATTTTAGAACAAGACTCAACCTATCGAGATTATATCGCACCCAATTGGAATCTAACGATTTTAAGTGATGATATGAATTTTGGCTATTTTTCTTACGGCTGGAAAAACTTGGATACTGCTCGTAAAGCATTATTTGAAAGTCAATGGCAATTAAAGCATATTGTAGGTAAAGGGGAATTACTTGAAAAATATGCATTAATAGGAGACGGTCATTACTTAAAAGGGGAGCTTGATTCAGATCAGTTTGGGCAAGAATCTTATTTGATTGCTCACCCAGAATGTCAGCGATATGATTTTATTTCAGAAGGTGACTCTCCGTCATATTTTTATTTGTTGCAAACTGCATTGCGTGGGTATGAATCTCCGAGCTATGGTGGTTGGGGCGGTCGATTTAAGAAAGTCCATAATCAAACGTATCAAAATCGAGCGTATGACTATAATCCTGCAACATCACGTTTTGAAGTTGAATACTCATTTGTTCGTTGGATTCAAGCGATTCAAGCTGATTTTGCTGCACGAGCAAAATGGTGTACGACTGACCAATTTCATCAAGTGAATCACTATCCTGTAGTGTCAACTATTGAAGATAAATCTGTATTAGCTGGTCAAACAGTGATATTGAATGCACAAGCAAAAGATTTAAATGATTTGCCTTTAGTTTATAAGTGGTGGTGTTACGAAGAAGTATCGACTTATTGGGATTTCAGTCATGTTCAGATGATAGAAGAAAAAAGAGCGTTTGGCGGCATGGAGTTTGTGATGTCCATTCATTCAGATACAATTGAAAAGGATTGGGAACTTGATATGGAAGGGATAGATACATCAACTGTAAAAATAAACATTCCTGAAGATGCGAAAAGTGGGGAAACATTCCATATTATTTTAGAAGTATCAAATCAATGTGATACACCATTGACAACGTATCAGCGAATTATTTTGACGGTTGAGTAG